The DNA sequence ACGGGAAGGGGCTCCGGTCGGTGGCCTTCATGCGCACCAGCCCCGGTGCTTCGCCACCGGCCAGCTCCAGCCCGATGGTGGCCGCGCCCTGCACCTTGAAGGAGCACGACCGGCCGTCGCTCTTCCAGTCGCTGATGCGGTCCTGCGGCAGCAGCTGCTGGAAGTTGTTCATGTCCTGAAGGAAGGTGTACAGCTCGTCCGGGCCGCGGCCGATCGTCACCTGCTTGCTCTCGATGCGTGTCATGCCCATGGGTTCGTTCCGTCCGCTCGTTCCGTCACGCCCTCTTACGCCTGCACGGCGGCGTTCCAGGTGGCGGGATCCTTGCGCCACGCGTTCAGCGGGGCCAGGTCCTTTTCGGTGATGTAGCCCTCGCGCAGGGCCTGGTCCAGCAGGATGTTGTAGTTGGTGAGCGCGTGCATCTTGACGCGGGCCTCCTCGAAGGCCGCGCGGGCCACGTCGAAGCCATAGGTGAAGATGCTCACCATGCCCTTCACGTCGAGGCCCGCATCGCGCAAGGCGTTCACGGCCTGCAGGCTGCTGCCTCCGGTGCTCACCAAGTCCTCCACCACCACCACATTGCGGCCCACCGAGAGGTCACCCTCCACCTGGTTCCGCAGGCCGTGCTCCTTGGCACTGGTGCGCACATAGATGAAGGGCAGGCCCATGTCGTGGGCCACCAGCATGCCGTGGGCGATGCCGCCCGTGGCCACCCCGGCGATCATGTCCGGCCGCCCGAACTCGCTCTGGATGAGGTGCACGAACTGCTGCCGGATGAAGGTGCGCACCGACGGGTAGGACAGGGTTTTCCGGTTGTCGCAGTAGATCGGGCTCTTCCAGCCGCTGGCCCAGGAGAAGGGCTTTGAGGGGCTCAGCTTCACCGCCTTGATCTGCAGCAGCAATTCGGCAACTTTGAGGGCCGGATCAAGGCGGTCGTTCATGGCGCAAAACTACGAAGTCTCCATCGACGGGCTGGCCGTGGTGCTCACGCAACACGCGCCCGCAGCGGCTCCCCAAGCGGGAGGGCTGGTGGTGCAGGCCGCCGCGGCCGAGGGGGTGGACGCGCTGGTGGAGCGGGCGCGCCGCATCCCCGGCGTCGAGCGCCTCACGTTGGTGGTGCCCGATCCGGCGGCGACCTGGGACCGGTTCCGCAGCACCTGCGTTGTGGTGGAGGCGGCCGGTGGCGCGGTCACCGATGAGCACGGACGCCTGCTCGCCATCCATCGCCTGGGCCGTTGGGACCTGCCGAAGGGGAAGGTGGATCCCGGTGAGTCGCTGCCGGAGGCCGCCGTGCGCGAAGTGAAGGAGGAATGCGGGCTCCGCGAGGTGAGCATCGTGCGACCGCTGTGCGAGACCTGGCACACCTACGAGCGCGGTGGCGAACGTCACCTCAAGCGCACCTCCTGGTTCCTCATGCGCGCTTCCAGCGCGGAACGGCTCGTGCCGCAGCACGAGGAGGACATCCGCGAGGTGGCCTGGATGGACGCCGATGGCGTGCAGCGCGTCAAGGCCGGCACCTACGCCACGGTGCGTGCGGTGATCAGCGCCTGGGAGGAGGCGGTGCCTCGCTCCCGAACTTGATGCGGTCGCGCTCCTCCTGCTGGGTGCGCATCCCATGCAGCACCGCTGCGAGGCCCTGGCTCGGTGCTGGGGCGGGGCTCTGCGCCAGCGTGCGGTCGTTCAGCAGCAGGAAGGCTGGCGCGGTGGGCGCGCGCAGTTGCTCCCGGGCACGCTCCGGGTCGCGCGCCTGCAGCCAGGTCCAGCCTGTGCCGCCGATGCTGCGCGAGAGGCGCACCGCGGCACCCGCGTCGCTGTCGAGGACCAACACCACGTAGCGCACCACATCGCCGAAGCTCTCCTGCAGCTGCGCCAGCGCGCGGAGCTCCTGCTCGCAATAGGTGCAGCCCACCGTGGTGAGGACGAGGCAGACGGGTCCGCTGAACACACTGTCCAGCGGTACGGGCGTGCCCTGCAGGTCGTTCAGCGCCAGGTCGGGCAGGCCCGTGCCGGGACGCATGGCGGTGAGGTCCCACAGCATGTTGGCCGCCAGGGTGCGATGGCCCGGGTATCCGCTGCGTGCGGCCACATCGGCCAGGACGCGCTCGATCCCGCCGCGGTCCAGCACCTTGCCGGGACGGGCCAGGTACACCTGATCGATCAACAGCAGTTCGGCGAGCGCGCGGTCCTGCCGGAAGGGCGGGTGTTCCATCACGAGGGCGATCAGGCTGTCGGTGGCGGCCTGCTTCACCCCGTCCACCAGCCGGCGCTCGTCCGTGCGGAAGGGATGCGTCATCAGGTGGTCCTCGTACAGGCTGCGGAACAGGCGCACGAACTCGGGCTTGTCGATGTCGGGTTCATGACCGGAGAGACAGCGCACATGCAGGGCCTCAGGCTCCTGTTGTGGGCCGAGGTACAGGCCGCACAGCCCCAGCTCCACATTGCGCTGGAACCAGGGGTCGTCCACATCGGCGTAGAAGCGCTTCAGCTTGAAGGCGAAGCTGTCCAACCGGGCCTGCGACCAGCTCGGTGTGTAGAACAGCGTGGCCGGGCGCTTGACGCTGTCCGCCTGCAGGGTGCGGTCGCCCTCGCGGCGCAGCACGTCCACGGCCTGCATGCCGGCGGCCTCGTCGGTGGCCAGGTCCTCCGCCACGAAGCCATCGAGGCGCTCGTAGAGGTCGGTCATCAGCGCGTTGATGTCGAGCGGCGGCAGGTCGATGAACTCCAGCACGATGGGCAGGTGACCCTTCACCGGTCGGGCCCCGGGTGCGGGCGGCAGCGGCCTCACGCGGTAGGTGGCGCCGTCGCGCAGGAAGAGCTCGGCGCGGTGACCGCCCACGATGAGCAGCGCCTTCGTGGTGCCCTGCACCTCGGCCTTCAGCGTCGCACGCCCGTCCGCACCGATCAGCGTGCCGTCCACGCGTGTGGTGCGAAGGGTGAAGAGGTCGTCCATGCGGTGCAGCACCACCTGCTGGCCGGCGCGTTCGGGCGCTTCGATCTGCAGGGTGGCGATCGCCGGCGCGGCGTGCGCCAGCAGGGCGGTGAGGGCGGACAGGAGGGTCCTCATAGCGTGACCCCGGTCGGGAGGAAGGCGCGCACGTCGGCCTGGTTGGCGATCAGTTCGCGCACGATGGTGCTGCTGATGTGCGCGTGTTCGGGAAGGGCGGGCAGAAAGAGGGTCTCCACACCACGCAGCGCATGGTTCATCAGGGCGATGCTGCGCTCATTGCCATGGTCGGTGCTGTTGCGCAGGCCACGGACGATGTAGCTGGCGCCGAGCCGCTGGCAGAGATCCGCGGTGAGGCCCTCGAAGCGGATGATGTTCACCTGGGGCATGTCCTGGAAGGCCTGCCGCAACCAGGCCTCACGCCTGTCCAGGTCGAACATGCCGCGTTTGGTGGTGTTCACGCCCAGGGCCACGTGGATGGTGGCGAACAGCGGAAGGGCACGCTGCACGATGCTCCAGTGGCCGATGGTGACCGGGTCGAACGATCCGGGGAAGACGGCGATCGGGCGGCTCATGGCGGGGTGGGGCTGAAGAAGCTGAAATGTACGGAACCGTAGGTGCGTCGCTTGCGGAACCAGGGGTCGGCGTCAAGGTCGATCCCGCGCGGATGCTCCAGGATGAAGAGGCCGTCCGGGGCCAGCAGCCCACCATCGCGCACCAGCCCGGGCAGCATCTCCGTGCCGGGAAGATGGAAGGGCGGGTCGGCGAACACGATGTCGAAGGGGCCGGTGGCATGCCGCAGGTACTGGAACACGTCGGCGCGCACCTGGGACCAGCCCGCCTCGTTGAGCTCGCGGGCCAGGCGCTGCAGGTGGGCGAACAGGCGTGCGTCCTGTTCCACGCTGATCACCTGCGCGGCGCCGCGCGACAGGAACTCCGCGGAGATGCCACCGGTGCCGGCGAAGAGGTCCAGCACCCGGATGCCCTCGAGCGCGATGGAGTGCTGCAGGATGTTGAAGAGGCCTTCCCGCGCGAAGTCCGTGGTGGGGCGCGCCTCGATGCCCTTGGGCGGATCGATGCGCCGATTGCGGTGCCGGCCTCCTACGATGCGCATGCGGCCTGTTCGAGCAGCGCCCACAAGGACTCCGGTGATGGGGCGTCCAGTCCGACCAGCATCGCGTCCGTGCCGGTCACCGCCGGTGCCGCGTTCGGCAGATAGCGACGCACCAGTTCGGTGTCGGTCGGGGTCCAACCGGGCCCGCACCAGCGCACGGCCGGCACGGCGGGGTCTTGATGCATGGCGTCCAGTAGGTGCAGGAGGTAGTAGAGCGCATCGGTGCCGGTGGCGCAGTGGTAGGCGTTGCTGAGCTTCAGGCCGTCCCGGTCGGCCAGGGCCACGTCCATGCGCTTGCCCACGCGGTGCGCCACCAGCGCGGGTCCCTGGCGGCCCAGGGCGAGCACGGAGCGCACGAGCAGGCTGCGCAGGGCGATGGCGCGCGCTGCGGGGAAGCGCTCGAGCACCTGATGCTCCATGGCTTCGTCGTGCAGGTACACGCACCGGGCGCCGAGGTCTTCCACGGGTTCATCCCGCAGCAGCCCGGTGGGCAGGGGACCATGCACCAGGCTCAAGTGGTCCGCTTCGGTGCCGGGGCGCAGGGTGCTCTCGGGCACCAGCGTGCTCAGCTCGGGCATCGCGCAGAAGCTGACGGTGGCCGGATGGTGGGGCAGCTGCTCCTCCGCAGGCCAGGCGGCGCCCCGGCCCTGGGCCAGCATCAGGCATCGGCCGTCGGCCCGGTCATGCGCGCTCCACGCCAGCCCGTCCGGATGCACCACGATGCCCAGGTGAAGCCCGGCGGCCCCGCGGTCGTAACGCGGCAGGTGGTGTGCATCGGTGTCGGTGGTCCTCGCCATGTCGCGCTCTTCCGGAGAACGGGGTCAAAGGTGGATAATTTCACCCGCCGCCATGGTCCCGTGGCGCCGCCTCGCCACCCCATGCCTCCGCCCGAGCCCGGTCTTTCCGCAGCGCTGCGCGCCGCCCTCGGCCATACGCCCACGGCCGGTCAGGAGCGGGCGATCGCGGCGCTGGACCGCCTGCTGGGCACCACCAAGGAGCGGGCCACCCTCGTGCTGAAGGGCTACGCCGGAACGGGCAAGACCACGCTGGTGGGTGCCCTGGTGCGGGTGCTGCGCGCGCAGGGCCGTCCGGTGGTGCTGCTCGCCCCCACGGGCCGCGCGGCCAAGGTGCTGGGCGCATATGCCGGCGCCGCGGCCGGCACCATCCACCGGCGCATCTATCGGATGGACCCCGGCGGTGAGGGCTTCGCCGGCATGTCGGTGACGCCCAACCGCGATGCGCACGCCCTGTTCATCGTGGACGAGGCGAGCATGATCGGCGGCGAAGGCGGCTTCGGCGACCGCGACCTCCTGGGCGATCTGTTCACCCATGTGTTCTCCGCCCCGGGCACGCGGCTGCTCCTCATCGGCGATCCGGCGCAGCTGCCGCCCGTGGGCAGCGTCCACAGCCCCGCGCTGGACCCCGCCCATCTCCACGAACGCTTCGGGCTCACCGCCGGCGCCGTGGAGCTCACCGATGTGGTGCGGCAGGCCGAGGCCAGCGGCATCCTCGTCAACGCCACCGCCCTGCGGGCCGAGGTCGTGGCCAACGAGCCCGCGCCGCGGTTCATCCTGGGTCACCCTGACGTGGTGCGCATCACCGGCATGGAGCTTCAGGATGAACTGGAGGCCTGCTACGCCCGATACGGCGGCGAGGACGTGTGCCTCATCACACGCAGCAACAAACGGGCATACCAATACAGCCAGCAGGTGCGGGCACGGATCCTGGGCTTTGAGGAGGAGCTGTCGCCGGGCGACCGGCTGATGGTGGTGAAGAACGATTATTACTGGGCGGGGCGCAATGGGAAGGCGGAGCTCATCGCCAATGGCGAGCCCATGGAGGTGCTGCGTCGGCGCGATGTGGAGGAGCGCCACGGGCACCGCTTCTGCTGGATCGAGGCCGCCTGGTGGAGCGGCGACGAGCGGCGCGTGGGCGACTTCCTGGTGATGCTCGATGTGCTGGCCCTCGACGCGCCCTCCCTGCCGATGGCCCGTCGCCGGATGCTGAACGACAACGTGCTCGCCGCGCATGCGGTCACCGGCAAGGGCGCGCGCCTGAGCATCCTGCGGCAGGACCCGTTCGCCAACGCGCTCCAGGTGAAGTACGCCTACGCGGTCACCGCCCACAAGGCGCAGGGTGGACAGTGGCCGGCGGTGTTCGTGGACCAGGGCTACATCACCGAGGAGATGATCGACACCGAGTACGTGCGCTGGCTGTACACCGCCGTCACCCGTGCGAGCGACAGGCTCTACCTGCTCAACTTCCACCCGCGGTTCTTCGGGGAGGAGGATTAGTTGATCGCCATGCACGCGTCGTGCAGGGCGGGTCCGGCGTGCGGCCGCGGGGTGGCCAGGGCGATCAGGTGGTCGGTGCCCACGCTGAAACTGCTCACATGATAGACCGGGGCGGCCTCACGCACGAAGACCTCGTGGCGGATGGTGAGCACCTGCGTGCCGTCCAGTACCCGCAGGGCGTGCAGGTCCTCCATGATGCCCACACCGCTGGCTTTCAGCACGGCCTCCTTCCGGGTCCACAGCGTGAGGAAACGCCGCTTGCCTTCCGCACCACCGGCCTGGATGTGCGACACTTCGTCCGGCGTGAAGTAATGGCCGGCCACCAGCTCATGGTCGGTGCGGCGCTCCACGGTCTCGATGTCCACCCCGAGCTCATCGGTGCCGCCGATCGCCACCACCAGCGCGTCCTTGGTGTCGCTGAGGTTGAAGGCCGGACCTCCGTCGGGCAGATGGGGCTTGCCGTGCGCACCGCGCGCCATGCGGACCGCCTCGGGGGCCACGCCCAGGGCACCGCCCAGCAGCATGCGCAACAGGCCATGACCGGCGATGAAGCGTTCGCGGTCGGGGGCGAAGCGGAACCGCTCGGCACGCTGCCGTTCCTCGTCGTCCAGCACGGCGCCCAACCGATGCAGATGCGGCAGGAGTGCGGTGACGGTGGCGTACCACAGCCTTACGTGTGCGGAGGCCGCGAGCGGTGGTGTGCGCTCCAGCGTGCGCAGAGGCGCGCAATGCACGGTGAGGTCGCGTTCGCGCATGCTCACAGCACGACGGCGGAACCCGAGGTGGCCCGTTCCATCGTGAGGCGAAGTTCGTTCGCCAGGGCGCCCACGTTCGGCTCCTTGATGAGGTCGTAGTGGTCGCCGGGCACCATGCGCACCTCCAGGCCGCCTTTGGCCAGGTGTTCCCAGCCCATCTGCCGGGGGCCCCACGAGCGCTCGGCCTTCATCACGGTGAGCTTTCCCGCATAGGGCCGCGGCACATAGGCCATGGCCGCACGGTCATAGGTGTCGATGATATGGAAGTTCCTGAACCGCTCGGGCACGGTGCCATCGTTGCGCAGGAAGCGGGCCACCAGTGCACGCAGCACGGCCTTCTTGATGGGGTCGTAGAACTTCAGGTCGCTGGCGATGGCCTCGGCATGCAAGGCCGGCGAGTAGGCGTCGATCACGGCCAGGTAGGGCACCTCGTCGCCCATCGCCGTGAGCTGCTGCGCCATCTCGTAGGCCACGATGCCGCCGAAGGAATAGCCGCACAGCAGGTAGGGGCCGTGCGGTCGCGCCTGCTTCAGCTCGGAGATGAAGAAGCGCGCGATGTCCTCCACCGTGGTGTGATGGATGACCCTGCCGTCCTCGCCCTGGTGGAAGAAGGCGTAGAAGGGACGTTCGTTGCCGAGGTACCTGGGCAGGAAGTGGCTCGCCTCGTCGCCATGCACGCAGAACAGCGGCGGGGCCGCGCCTTCCGGTTGGATGAGGGAGAGGTTCTTCCAGTCGTCCACCGCGCCATCACCCCGGAGCAGTTCGGCGAACTGCGCGATGGTGGGCGCCTCGAAGAGCGACTTCAGGGGCAGCGTCCTGTTGAACTGCTGTTCCACGAGCCCGAGCAGCTGGATCCCGATGAGCGAATGGCCGCCGAGGTCGAAGAAGTCGTCGTGGATCCCGATGTCGGTCGCGTGGAGGACCCTGCCCCAGATCCCGGCCAGGGCGCGCTCGAGGTCGTTGCGGGGCGCGGTGCGTTCCTCCTTGCGGGCCCTGGGCTGTTCGGCCGGTGCGGGCAGTGCGCGTCGGTCGATCTTTCCGTTGGCGGTGAGCGGCAGGTCGGCCATCACCACGAACGCGGTCGGCACCATGTAGCCGGGCAGGCGGCCGCGCAGGTGCTCGCGCACGCGGTCGAGCAATGCGGCACGGCGTTCCGGGTCCCCATGGTCCCGGGCATCGGTGGGCACCACGTAGCAGACCAGCTGCTTCTCACCCGGGCCGTCCTGACGGGCCACCACCACCTTGTCCTTCACCGCGGCCACATCGTTGAGGGCGTTCTCGATCTCACCCAGCTCGATGCGAAAGCCGCGGATCTTCACCTGCCCGTCGGCCCGGCCGATGAAGGCGATGCTGCCGTCATCCTGCCAGCGCACGACATCGCCGGTGCGGTACAGTTTGACGCCGCTCCTCCCGCTGAAGGGGTCGTCGATGAACTTCTCCGCGGTGAGGTCGTCGCGCTTCCAGTAGCCCAGGGCCACGCCATCGCCGCCCGTGTACAGCTCGCCCTTTCGGCCCACGGGCACGGGAGCGCCCTGCTCATCGAGCACGTGCACCGTGGTGTTGTTCAGCGGGAAGCCGATGGGTACGCTGTCGGTGATGCCGGCCTCGCTATCAATGGGGAAGCAGCAGGTGAAGGTGGTGTTCTCCGTGGGGCCGTAGCCGTTGATGAGCACGTTCGGGCCGAGCGCCTTCAGGGCCTTCTTCACATGCGGCACGCTCAGCACATCGCCGCCGGTGAGGATGTGCTTCAATCCGCGCAGGCGGTCGAGCTGCTCATCCACCAGCATGTTGAACAGACCCACCGTGAACCACACGCTGGTGACCTTGTGTGCGGTGATGGTGTCGCAGATCTCGGGAAGGGTGGGCTTCTGTTGCGGCTGCAGCACAAGCCGGCCACCGTTCAGCAGCGCGCCCCAGATCTCCAGGGTGCTCGCATCGAAGCTGATGTTCGAGAGCTGCAGCCAGCAGAGGTCGGGGCCGAAGGCGACGAAGTTCTGCCCGCGCACCAGACGGATGATGGCCCGATGCGGCACCACGACGCCTTTCGGTGTGCCGGTGCTTCCGCTGGTGTACATGATGTACGCGGGGGCATCGGGCCGCACGGCCGGCATGACCGCATCCCCCTTCTCCATCACCTCATCCACGAAGATGTCCTTCGCCCGATGGCTGGGCAGGGCGTTCGCGAGATGCCGTTGGGTGAGCATCACCCGCACGTCGGTGTCGCTGAACATGAAGGCGAGGCGGTCGGCGGGATAGGCCGGGTCGAAGGGCACGAAGCAGCCGCCCGCACGCAGGGTGGCGAGCATCGCCACCACCATGTCGAAGCTGCGGTCCATGCACAGGCCCACCGGCTCGCCGGGCTTCACGCCCATGTGGACCAGGGCGCTGCTGAGCGCATGCACACGCCGCTGCAGTTCACGATAGCTGAGCTTCTGGTCGCGCAGTTCCACAGCCGTGCGATCCGCTTGCTTCGTGGCCACCTCGTCGAAGAGGCCGCCGACATCCACCTGCGGGAACGGGGTGGTGCGGCCGTGCCATTCGGGCAGCGGCATCCGCTGCGCATCGGCGATGTCCGCATCGCCCGCGAGTTCCGCGATCGTCGCGTTGGGATGGCCGATCACGCGCTTGATCAGCGTTACGAAGCGGTCCATCCAGCCCAGCACGGTGGCCTTGTCGAAGAGGTCGGTGTTGTAGCTCCACTCGAGCGTCAGGTGCCCCTCGTTCCCCGTGGCGTTCAGGAAGAGCTCGAAGTTCTCGAAGGCGCGCGGGTTCGAGATGAAGCGGTGCTTCAGGCCGTCGAAGGCCACCCCGTCGTCCATGTTCATGTCGATGTTGAACACGACGGGGCACAGCGGGATCCGACCGGGCTCACGCGGCACGTTCAACCGCTGAAGCAGCGTGCCGAAGGTGTATCTCTGGTTGTCGAACGCGTCGAGCACGCCGGTGCGCCGGCTGCGGAGGTGCTCGATGAAGGGCTTCTCCTCGTCGATGCGGCTGCGGAGGGCCAGGAGGTTCACACAGTGCCCCACGAGGTGCTTCATGCCCGTATCGCTCTGTCCGGCGGCGGGCAGGCCCACCACGATGTCGTCCGACCCGGTGACCCGGTGGAGGAGCACCTCGAAGGCGGTCATCAGGGTGGTGACGAAGCTGGCGCCACTGCGCGTGGCCACTTCCTTGAGCCCGCGCACCAGGTCCTGGTGCAAGGGCAGGTCGAGGCGGTCGCTGGTGTAGGTCTTGTGCTTCGGCCGGGGCCTGTCCGAGGGAAGGTCCAGCCGCGGGATGGGCCCCTTGTAGAGGTCGAGCCAGTAGCGCTCCACCGCCGCGTGCTCGGGGCTCGCGGCGAAGTCGATGGTGCCGAGGCTGTAGTCGCTGAAGGCGCTGGGCGGGGGCAGCTGGGGCGCCTCGCCGCTGCGCGCCGCATTGTACAGCGCGCTGATCTCGGCCATCATGATGCCCAGGCTCCAGCCGTCACAGACCACATGGTGGCCGGTGAGGCGCAGCAGGTGCGCATCCGCGGCGGTGCGGATCAGCTGCGCGCGGAACACCGGTCCGTTCCTCAGGTCGAAGGCCGTCGTCATGTCCGTGCGCGCGATGGCGTCCAGCCGCCGCGACCGTTCCGCGTCGGGCAGGTCGGAGAGGTCCGTGAACGGAAGTGCGAGGTGCAGCTCATCGGCGATGAGCATCCGCGTGCCACTGGCGTTCACCGTGGAGCGCAGCGCTTCGTGCCGCCGCACCAGGGCGTTCATGGCGTGCTCCAGCGCCACGCGGTCCATATGCCCCGTGAGCTCCAGGGATACGCTCTCGTTGTAGGCGCAACTGGCCTCCACGCCCATCTCCGCGGCGGCAAGCACCTCGCGTTGCGCCTCCGTGGTGGGGATCGCACGCTCCACCGCCGGCCCCGAGAAGGGGTCGAAGTCCACGGGGATGTACCGCGTCTCTGGAATGAATTTCTCCATGCGTGCGTCGTTGCGACGGGGCGCTCACCAACATCGACCGGTTCCGCCGGACCGTTTTCGCAGGGCGAAGGAACATCGCGTGTGGCACATGATCACGGGCATCCGGGACAGGTTTTCGGGGGCCGCCCTGTTCATTACGCCGCGGCCGTGCCCTGGAGGCTGCCGGCCACGGTGCCCAGCGCGCTGCGGAGCGCTTCGGCCAGGGCGCGCACCTGGGGTTCCTTGATCAGGCCATAGTGGTCGCCGGGAAGGGTCCGCACCTCCGGACCACCCTTCACCAGGGCGCCCCAACCCAGGTCCGCAGGGCCGGGGGAGGCTTGCGCCCGGAGCAGCAGGACGTTGCCCGCGTAAGGGCCGGGGGCATAGGCCCGGGTCGCCTTCCCATAGGTGTCGATGATGTGGAAGTGCCGGAGGGCGGGCGGTATGGTCGTCCCGCGCCGAAGATGGCGGGCGGTCAGGCGGCGCATCACCCAGCGCTTCAGCGGCATGTGCAGGCGCTCCTCGGCGGTGGCGCTGCGCAGGCCGTCCGCCGGGGCATAGGTGTCGAACAGCACCAGCAGGGGAACGGCCACTCCAAGCGCCACCAGCTGCCGGGCCATTTCGTAGGCCACGATGCCGCCGAAGCTGTATCCGCCGAGCACATAGGGCCCGTGGGGCCGTGCCGCACGGAGCTCCTTGAGGTAGGTGGCGGCGATGTCCTCCACGGTGGTGTGCTCGATGGTCTGGCCGTCCTCGCCCTGGTGCCCGAACCCATAGAACGGCTGGTCGTCGCCGAGCAGCTTCGGGAGGAACACATGGGCCTCGTCACCCTGCACGCAGAAAAAGGGGATGCGTGACCCCTCCGGGCGGATGGCCGACAGGTGTTTCCATCCCGTCGGGCCCACGGCCTCGCCGTCCAGGGCGGCGGCCAGTTCGGCGAGCGTTGGCGCCTGAAAGAGCGTGCGGATCGGCAGCCGCCGCCCCGTTCGCTTCTCCAGTTGCGCGAACAGCTGGATGCCCAGGAGCGAATGCCCACCGAGCGAGAAGAAGTTATCGTGCGCACCCACCTGGTCGAGTTTCAGCACGCGGCACCAGAGCTCGGCCAGCAGGCGCTGCGTGGGGCTGCTCGGCGCGGTGAACGAGGCGCGGTGGACCGTCAAGGCCGCCGGTCGGGGAAGGCGCTTGCGGTCGGGCTTGCCGGCCGCCGTCAGCGGCATCCGCGCGATCGGGTTCACGGTCGCAGGCACCAGGGCCTCGGGAAGGCGGGGCCTCACATGGGCGAGGACCTCCGCCGCGAAGGCCGCGCGGCGCGCCTCATCCCCGGCGACGGCTGGATCGCGGGGCACGACGTACAGATGCAGCTGCTTGTCCCCTCCGGGGGCATCAAGGGCCACCACGGTGCGGTCGGTCACGGTCGGCATGTCGTTCACGGCGGCTTCCAGCTCGCCGGGTTCCACCCGCTGCCCGCGCACCTTCACCTGGTCGTCGATCCGGCCCACGAATTCGATCGCGCCATCGGCGCGCCAGCGCACCAGGTCGCCGGTGCGGTACAGCCGCGCGTCCGGCGCGGTGGAGTACGGGTCGGCCACGAAGCGTTCGGCCGTCAGGTCAGGTCGGTTCCAGTATCCGATGGCCACACCGGGACCGCCGAGCCACAGCTCGCCCTTTCGGCCCACGCCTACGGGGCGTTGATACGGGTCGAGCACATGCACGGTGACGTTGCGCAGGGGGCGGCCGATCGGAACGGGAGCGTCCAGTTCGGACCGGTCGGTCACCGTGAACGTGGTGCTCATCACCGATACCTCGGTGGGTCCGTAGCCATTGACCAGCACGCCCGGGCCGACGATGTCGTAGGCGGCACGCGCCTGGGCAAGGGGAAGCACATCGCCGCCCACCATCAGGTGCCGAACGCCGCGCAGGGACCCGGGTTCCTCCTCGACGAGGAGCTTGAACAGCCCCGAGGAGGTGACCAGCGTGTTGACGCCCC is a window from the Flavobacteriales bacterium genome containing:
- a CDS encoding orotate phosphoribosyltransferase, which produces MNDRLDPALKVAELLLQIKAVKLSPSKPFSWASGWKSPIYCDNRKTLSYPSVRTFIRQQFVHLIQSEFGRPDMIAGVATGGIAHGMLVAHDMGLPFIYVRTSAKEHGLRNQVEGDLSVGRNVVVVEDLVSTGGSSLQAVNALRDAGLDVKGMVSIFTYGFDVARAAFEEARVKMHALTNYNILLDQALREGYITEKDLAPLNAWRKDPATWNAAVQA
- a CDS encoding NUDIX domain-containing protein, yielding MAQNYEVSIDGLAVVLTQHAPAAAPQAGGLVVQAAAAEGVDALVERARRIPGVERLTLVVPDPAATWDRFRSTCVVVEAAGGAVTDEHGRLLAIHRLGRWDLPKGKVDPGESLPEAAVREVKEECGLREVSIVRPLCETWHTYERGGERHLKRTSWFLMRASSAERLVPQHEEDIREVAWMDADGVQRVKAGTYATVRAVISAWEEAVPRSRT
- a CDS encoding redoxin domain-containing protein; the encoded protein is MRTLLSALTALLAHAAPAIATLQIEAPERAGQQVVLHRMDDLFTLRTTRVDGTLIGADGRATLKAEVQGTTKALLIVGGHRAELFLRDGATYRVRPLPPAPGARPVKGHLPIVLEFIDLPPLDINALMTDLYERLDGFVAEDLATDEAAGMQAVDVLRREGDRTLQADSVKRPATLFYTPSWSQARLDSFAFKLKRFYADVDDPWFQRNVELGLCGLYLGPQQEPEALHVRCLSGHEPDIDKPEFVRLFRSLYEDHLMTHPFRTDERRLVDGVKQAATDSLIALVMEHPPFRQDRALAELLLIDQVYLARPGKVLDRGGIERVLADVAARSGYPGHRTLAANMLWDLTAMRPGTGLPDLALNDLQGTPVPLDSVFSGPVCLVLTTVGCTYCEQELRALAQLQESFGDVVRYVVLVLDSDAGAAVRLSRSIGGTGWTWLQARDPERAREQLRAPTAPAFLLLNDRTLAQSPAPAPSQGLAAVLHGMRTQQEERDRIKFGSEAPPPPRR
- the coaD gene encoding pantetheine-phosphate adenylyltransferase; this encodes MSRPIAVFPGSFDPVTIGHWSIVQRALPLFATIHVALGVNTTKRGMFDLDRREAWLRQAFQDMPQVNIIRFEGLTADLCQRLGASYIVRGLRNSTDHGNERSIALMNHALRGVETLFLPALPEHAHISSTIVRELIANQADVRAFLPTGVTL
- a CDS encoding RsmD family RNA methyltransferase yields the protein MRIVGGRHRNRRIDPPKGIEARPTTDFAREGLFNILQHSIALEGIRVLDLFAGTGGISAEFLSRGAAQVISVEQDARLFAHLQRLARELNEAGWSQVRADVFQYLRHATGPFDIVFADPPFHLPGTEMLPGLVRDGGLLAPDGLFILEHPRGIDLDADPWFRKRRTYGSVHFSFFSPTPP
- a CDS encoding DUF3822 family protein, with translation MARTTDTDAHHLPRYDRGAAGLHLGIVVHPDGLAWSAHDRADGRCLMLAQGRGAAWPAEEQLPHHPATVSFCAMPELSTLVPESTLRPGTEADHLSLVHGPLPTGLLRDEPVEDLGARCVYLHDEAMEHQVLERFPAARAIALRSLLVRSVLALGRQGPALVAHRVGKRMDVALADRDGLKLSNAYHCATGTDALYYLLHLLDAMHQDPAVPAVRWCGPGWTPTDTELVRRYLPNAAPAVTGTDAMLVGLDAPSPESLWALLEQAACAS
- a CDS encoding AAA family ATPase, producing MPPPEPGLSAALRAALGHTPTAGQERAIAALDRLLGTTKERATLVLKGYAGTGKTTLVGALVRVLRAQGRPVVLLAPTGRAAKVLGAYAGAAAGTIHRRIYRMDPGGEGFAGMSVTPNRDAHALFIVDEASMIGGEGGFGDRDLLGDLFTHVFSAPGTRLLLIGDPAQLPPVGSVHSPALDPAHLHERFGLTAGAVELTDVVRQAEASGILVNATALRAEVVANEPAPRFILGHPDVVRITGMELQDELEACYARYGGEDVCLITRSNKRAYQYSQQVRARILGFEEELSPGDRLMVVKNDYYWAGRNGKAELIANGEPMEVLRRRDVEERHGHRFCWIEAAWWSGDERRVGDFLVMLDVLALDAPSLPMARRRMLNDNVLAAHAVTGKGARLSILRQDPFANALQVKYAYAVTAHKAQGGQWPAVFVDQGYITEEMIDTEYVRWLYTAVTRASDRLYLLNFHPRFFGEED
- a CDS encoding 4'-phosphopantetheinyl transferase superfamily protein encodes the protein MRERDLTVHCAPLRTLERTPPLAASAHVRLWYATVTALLPHLHRLGAVLDDEERQRAERFRFAPDRERFIAGHGLLRMLLGGALGVAPEAVRMARGAHGKPHLPDGGPAFNLSDTKDALVVAIGGTDELGVDIETVERRTDHELVAGHYFTPDEVSHIQAGGAEGKRRFLTLWTRKEAVLKASGVGIMEDLHALRVLDGTQVLTIRHEVFVREAAPVYHVSSFSVGTDHLIALATPRPHAGPALHDACMAIN